In Cervus elaphus chromosome 5, mCerEla1.1, whole genome shotgun sequence, the following proteins share a genomic window:
- the LOC122695340 gene encoding immortalization up-regulated protein-like: MEFDLSAAVESTSKKPQGAGKVGDPKHSPPKVQGGSADNLKHHHGHGHGQGSASDSSSSSSDSENEVKPGSEPHKSAPGKVKKPKVKKEKKKKEEGKKKASH, from the coding sequence ATGGAGTTCGACCTGTCGGCAGCCGTGGAGTCCACCTCCAAGAAGCCCCAGGGGGCAGGCAAGGTGGGAGACCCCAAGCACAGCCCCCCCAAAGTTCAGGGCGGGTCTGCTGATAACCTAAAGCATCACCACGGCCATGGCCACGGCCAAGGGAGCGCCTCAGATTCCAGCAGCAGCTCCAGTGATTCGGAAAATGAGGTGAAGCCCGGCTCGGAGCCGCACAAGAGCGCCCCGGGCAAGGTCAAGAAGCCCAaggtgaaaaaagagaagaaaaagaaggaagaagggaagaagaagGCTTCCCATTGA